In Brassica rapa cultivar Chiifu-401-42 chromosome A06, CAAS_Brap_v3.01, whole genome shotgun sequence, a single window of DNA contains:
- the LOC103827588 gene encoding mitogen-activated protein kinase 17, whose protein sequence is MLEKEFFTEYGEASQYQIQEVVGKGSYGVVASAECPHTGGKVAIKKMTNVFEHVSDAIRILREIKLLRLLKHPDIVEIKHIMLPPCRKEFKDIYVVFELMESDLHHVLKVNDDLTPQHHQFFLYQLLRGLKFMHSAHVFHRDLKPKNILANADCKIKICDLGLARVSFTDSPSAVFWTDYVATRWYRAPELCGSFYSNYTPAIDMWSVGCIFAEMLTGKPLFPGKNVVHQLELVTDLLGTPSPITLSRIRNEKARKYLSNMRRKDPVPFTHKFPNIDPVALKLLQRLVAFDPKDRPSAEEALADPYFQGLANVDYEPSRQPISKLEFEFERRKLTRDDVRELMYREILEYHPQMLQEYLQGEENINSHFMYPSGVDQFKQEFARLEEHDDNEEERNSPPIQRKYTSLPRERVCSSEDEGGDSVHAQLPSSSVVFTPPQTPNTETGLSTKKTAQVDKAAATPVKRSACLVRSDSICASRCVGVSSAVS, encoded by the exons ATGTTGGAGAAAGAGTTTTTCACCGAGTATGGCGAAGCAAGCCAATACCAGATCCAAGAAGTTGTCGGAAAAGGAAGCTATGGTGTTGTTGCCTCTGCCGAATGTCCCCACACTGGTGGCAAAGTTGCTATCAAGAAGATGACCAATGTCTTTGAACACGTCTCTGACGCTATAAGGATACTCAGGGAGATCAAGCTGCTCAGGCTTCTCAAACATCCCGATATCGTGGAGATCAAACATATCATGCTGCCTCCTTGCCGCAAGGAGTTCAAAGATATCTATGTTGTTTTTGAGTTGATGGAGTCGGATCTTCACCATGTCTTAAAGGTAAATGACGACCTCACTCCTCAGCATCATCAATTCTTCTTGTACCAACTTCTTCGTGGCTTAAAATTCATGCACTCAG CTCATGTGTTCCATAGAGATCTGAAGCCTAAGAACATCCTGGCTAATGCTGATTGCAAAATCAAGATCTGTGATTTGGGACTTGCTCGTGTCTCCTTCACTGATTCCCCTTCTGCCGTCTTCTGGACT GACTATGTTGCTACAAGATGGTACCGTGCTCCAGAGCTCTGTGGTTCCTTCTATTCCAAC TACACGCCAGCGATTGACATGTGGAGCGTTGGCTGCATATTTGCAGAGATGCTAACTGGGAAGCCCTTGTTTCCTGGCAAAAACGTTGTGCACCAGCTTGAACTCGTCACGGATCTGCTTGGAACTCCATCACCGATTACTCTATCCAGG ATTCGGAATGAGAAGGCTAGAAAGTATTTGAGTAACATGAGGAGAAAGGATCCTGTTCCTTTCACTCATAAGTTCCCCAATATCGATCCTGTGGCGCTGAAGTTGCTTCAGCGTTTAGTTGCTTTTGACCCAAAGGACCGTCCCTCTGCGGAAGAG GCACTGGCTGATCCGTATTTTCAAGGATTGGCAAATGTGGACTACGAACCTTCGAGGCAACCCATCTCGAagctagagtttgagtttgaaaGGAGGAAGTTGACTCGGGATGATGTGAGGGAGCTCATGTACAGAGAG ATTTTGGAGTACCATCCACAGATGTTGCAAGAGTATCTACAAGGAGAAGAGAACATCAACTCTCATTTTATGTACCCCAG CGGAGTTGACCAGTTCAAACAAGAGTTTGCAAGACTGGAAGAACACGACGACAATGAGGAGGAACGTAACTCCCCACCAATCCAGAGGAAGTACACTTCACTTCCAAG AGAACGGGTGTGCTCATCAGAGGACGAGGGTGGTGATTCGGTTCACGCCCAATTGCCTTCGTCTTCAGTGGTGTTTACACCTCCACAGACTCCAAACACAGAGACTGGGTTATCAACAAAGAAGACAGCACAAGTAGACAAAGCAGCAGCAACTCCGGTTAAACGGTCAGCTTGTCTGGTGAGGAGTGATAGTATCTGTGCTTCCAGATGTGTTGGCGTCTCCTCTGCTGTCTCTTAG
- the LOC108872353 gene encoding uncharacterized protein LOC108872353, producing MKTMWKFIIVMYFISVGPRGTSTARLTIWRMNEEDIARGFAFHNKLQRGLVPPPQCHHRLSSLSHSKVYSSESYVACP from the coding sequence ATGAAGACCATGTGGAAGTTTATTATAGTGATGTATTTTATATCGGTCGGACCAAGAGGAACATCGACGGCTAGGCTGACAATATGGAGGATGAATGAAGAAGATATAGCACGAGGGTTTGCTTTTCATAACAAGCTCCAAAGAGGTCTAGTTCCACCTCCACAATGCCACCATAGACTAAGCTCTCTTTCTCATTCAAAGGTTTATTCTTCCGAAAGTTATGTTGCTTGCCCTTGA
- the LOC103827590 gene encoding uncharacterized protein LOC103827590 — protein sequence MATTTRVFCFGLVMVLMGCCCSAKIYKVGDSKGWTTAKHGSYYEWARRKEFQVGDSLMFEYDGNVNDVTQVSTRLEYQFCNSLSPKAVYSTGHDVVTLTEQGYHFFITSNRSQCVAGQKLVVFVVHDHPMIPPPPRKILPFGKDYKVGDSNEWRVPEESDFYSKWSEEKQFHVGDNLLFYYNDQVYDLLEINSDLEFKSCDTTSPVAVHNAGQDLIRLTKPGIRYFITSKIGHCEAGLKLRVVVRPLSKNVPKKTQLSPFDRLIKWLHDSFTPHPHH from the coding sequence ATGGCGACAACCACAAGAGTGTTCTGCTTCGGGCTCGTGATGGTTCTAATGGGATGTTGTTGCTCGGCAAAAATCTACAAAGTGGGAGACTCGAAGGGATGGACGACAGCGAAGCACGGTAGCTATTATGAATGGGCTAGGCGTAAGGAATTCCAAGTGGGGGATTCTCTGATGTTCGAATACGATGGCAACGTCAACGACGTCACTCAAGTTTCCACTCGTTTGGAATACCAATTCTGCAACTCCCTTTCTCCTAAAGCTGTCTACAGCACAGGCCACGATGTCGTGACTCTCACGGAACAAGGTTATCACTTCTTCATCACCTCAAATCGTTCTCAATGCGTAGCCGGACAGAAACTCGTCGTTTTTGTCGTCCATGACCATCCTATGATTCCTCCACCACCGAGAAAGATCCTTCCATTCGGAAAAGATTACAAGGTCGGTGACTCCAACGAATGGAGGGTTCCTGAAGAGAGTGACTTCTATTCCAAGTGGAGTGAGGAGAAACAGTTTCATGTGGGAGACAATCTTCTTTTCTACTACAACGACCAAGTCTATGACCTCCTAGAAATCAACAGTGATCTTGAGTTCAAATCTTGCGACACTACTTCTCCTGTTGCCGTGCACAATGCGGGACAAGATCTCATAAGGCTAACGAAACCAGGAATCCGCTATTTTATTACCTCAAAGATTGGTCATTGTGAGGCTGGGCTTAAGCTTCGAGTTGTGGTGCGACCACTATCCAAAAATGTTCCAAAGAAGACGCAGTTGTCACCTTTCGACCGTCTCATCAAGTGGCTACACGATTCCTTCACACCCCACCCCCATCACTAA
- the LOC103827591 gene encoding pentatricopeptide repeat-containing protein At2g01390 isoform X1, whose amino-acid sequence MHFSTIFQSSVKLLHSLPRPRPRPRPRSPTSRFFRKPKLVKTRTPEPRVYTRDTVSNIYNILKYSTWDSARSHLPNLPIKWDSHIINRVLKSHPPMQKAWLFFNWASEIKGFKHDHFTYTTMLDIFGEAGRIQSMYSVYRLMKEKGVAIDTVTYTSMIHWVSSSGDVDEAVRLWKEMRGSGCEPTVVTYTAYMKMLFDGGRVEEATEVYREMLRSRVSPNCHTYTVLMEFLVGTGKCGEALDIFFKMQEIGVQPDKAACNILIGKACKLGETSFMARILVYMKENGIVLRYPVFLEALETLKAAGQSDHLLRRVNSHITAESFWEVDDMESSDDSRIISSVLLMKQSLVAVDHLLNQMKDRNVKLDSFVVSAIVETNCDRCRTEGASLALDYSSEMGIHLEKSAYLALVGYFLRANELGKVIDAVKEMVKAHHYLGVYQGATLIHRLGFGRRPRLAAEVFDLLPDDQKGVAAYTALMDVYISAGSPEKAMKILEEMREREIMPSLGTYNVLLSGLEKTSDFQREAASLRKEKKSLVANGRYRESVDVEEKVCDLLFGRYL is encoded by the exons ATGCACTTCTCCACCATTTTCCAAAGCTCCGTCAAGCTACTCCACTCTCTCCCCCGACCACGACCACGACCAAGACCCAGAAGCCCCACCAGTCGCTTCTTCCGAAAACCAAAACTCGTGAAAACACGAACCCCAGAGCCCAGAGTCTACACAAGAGACACCGTATCCAACATCTACAACATCCTCAAGTACTCCACCTGGGACTCCGCTCGATCCCACCTCCCTAATCTCCCAATCAAATGGGACTCTCACATAATCAACCGCGTCTTGAAATCCCACCCTCCCATGCAGAAAGCCTGGCTCTTTTTCAACTGGGCCTCCGAGATCAAAGGCTTCAAGCACGACCACTTCACTTACACCACCATGCTCGACATCTTCGGCGAAGCGGGTCGGATCCAGTCCATGTACTCTGTTTACCGCCTCATGAAGGAGAAGGGTGTGGCGATCGATACGGTGACGTATACTTCGATGATTCACTGGGTTTCGAGCTCGGGGGATGTGGACGAAGCCGTGAGGCTGTGGAAGGAGATGAGGGGTAGTGGGTGCGAGCCTACCGTCGTGACGTACACGGCTTACATGAAGATGCTTTTCGATGGTGGGAGGGTGGAGGAGGCGACGGAGGTGTATAGAGAGATGTTGCGGTCGAGGGTTTCTCCTAATTGTCACACTTATACGGTGTTGATGGAGTTTCTTGTAGGCACCG GAAAATGTGGTGAAGCCTTAGACATTTTCTTTAAAATGCAAGAGATCGGTGTGCAGCCAGATAAAGCAGCTTGTAATATTCTGATTGGGAAAGCTTGTAAGCTCGGTGAAACGTCTTTCATGGCTCGGATTCTTGTATACATGAAAGAAAACGGGATTGTTCTTCGTTACCCTGTATTTCTCGAGGCTTTAGAGACTCTGAAAGCTGCAGGTCAAAGTGACCATCTGTTGAGACGAGTCAATTCGCATATTACTGCTGAATCTTTTTGGGAAGTTGATGACATGGAAAGTTCAGATGATAGTAGAATTATCAGCTCTGTTCTCTTGATGAAGCAGAGTCTTGTTGCAGTTGATCATCTACTTAACCAGATGAAAGATAGAAACGTAAAGTTGGATTCGTTTGTTGTTTCAGCAATCGTTGAAACAAACTGTGACCGTTGTAGAACCGAGGGGGCTTCGTTGGCCCTTGATTACAGCTCGGAAATGGGGATTCATCTCGAGAAGTCAGCGTATCTTGCGTTGGTTGGTTACTTTCTGAGAGCAAACGAGCTTGGTAAAGTTATCGATGCAGTAAAGGAGATGGTGAAAGCCCATCACTACCTTGGTGTGTACCAAGGAGCAACTTTGATCCACAGGCTTGGGTTTGGCAGAAGACCTCGCTTAGCTGCAGAGGTTTTCGACTTGCTTCCTGATGATCAAAAGGGCGTAGCTGCTTACACTGCGCTGATGGATGTTTATATCTCAGCAGGCAGTCCAGAGAAAGCAATGAAGATATTGGAAGAGATGAGAGAACGTGAGATCATGCCTTCGCTGGGGACATACAATGTTCTCTTGTCTGGTCTTGAGAAAACCAGTGACTTCCAGAGAGAAGCAGCGTCGttgaggaaggagaagaagagtcTTGTTGCTAATGGCCGTTACCGGGAAAGTGTTGATGTTGAAGAGAAAGTCTGTGATCTTCTGTTTGGTAGATATCTGTAA
- the LOC103827591 gene encoding pentatricopeptide repeat-containing protein At2g01390 isoform X2 produces the protein MQEIGVQPDKAACNILIGKACKLGETSFMARILVYMKENGIVLRYPVFLEALETLKAAGQSDHLLRRVNSHITAESFWEVDDMESSDDSRIISSVLLMKQSLVAVDHLLNQMKDRNVKLDSFVVSAIVETNCDRCRTEGASLALDYSSEMGIHLEKSAYLALVGYFLRANELGKVIDAVKEMVKAHHYLGVYQGATLIHRLGFGRRPRLAAEVFDLLPDDQKGVAAYTALMDVYISAGSPEKAMKILEEMREREIMPSLGTYNVLLSGLEKTSDFQREAASLRKEKKSLVANGRYRESVDVEEKVCDLLFGRYL, from the coding sequence ATGCAAGAGATCGGTGTGCAGCCAGATAAAGCAGCTTGTAATATTCTGATTGGGAAAGCTTGTAAGCTCGGTGAAACGTCTTTCATGGCTCGGATTCTTGTATACATGAAAGAAAACGGGATTGTTCTTCGTTACCCTGTATTTCTCGAGGCTTTAGAGACTCTGAAAGCTGCAGGTCAAAGTGACCATCTGTTGAGACGAGTCAATTCGCATATTACTGCTGAATCTTTTTGGGAAGTTGATGACATGGAAAGTTCAGATGATAGTAGAATTATCAGCTCTGTTCTCTTGATGAAGCAGAGTCTTGTTGCAGTTGATCATCTACTTAACCAGATGAAAGATAGAAACGTAAAGTTGGATTCGTTTGTTGTTTCAGCAATCGTTGAAACAAACTGTGACCGTTGTAGAACCGAGGGGGCTTCGTTGGCCCTTGATTACAGCTCGGAAATGGGGATTCATCTCGAGAAGTCAGCGTATCTTGCGTTGGTTGGTTACTTTCTGAGAGCAAACGAGCTTGGTAAAGTTATCGATGCAGTAAAGGAGATGGTGAAAGCCCATCACTACCTTGGTGTGTACCAAGGAGCAACTTTGATCCACAGGCTTGGGTTTGGCAGAAGACCTCGCTTAGCTGCAGAGGTTTTCGACTTGCTTCCTGATGATCAAAAGGGCGTAGCTGCTTACACTGCGCTGATGGATGTTTATATCTCAGCAGGCAGTCCAGAGAAAGCAATGAAGATATTGGAAGAGATGAGAGAACGTGAGATCATGCCTTCGCTGGGGACATACAATGTTCTCTTGTCTGGTCTTGAGAAAACCAGTGACTTCCAGAGAGAAGCAGCGTCGttgaggaaggagaagaagagtcTTGTTGCTAATGGCCGTTACCGGGAAAGTGTTGATGTTGAAGAGAAAGTCTGTGATCTTCTGTTTGGTAGATATCTGTAA
- the LOC103827858 gene encoding homeobox-leucine zipper protein ATHB-17, with translation MAILPENSSHLDLTISVPGFSSSPPSDEGSGGGREQLKLDMNQLPSSSEDDEELSHGGSAPPRKKLRLTREQSRLLEDSFRQNHTLNPKQKEALAKHLMLRPRQIEVWFQNRRARSKLKQTEIECEYFKRWFGSLTEQNHRLHREVEELRAMNVGPPTVTSASSLSMCPRCERITTAASPSLAIPSQKTLPPQESEH, from the exons ATGGCGATTTTACCGGAAAACTCTTCACACCTGGATCTTACTATCTCCGTACCAGGCTTCTCTTCGTCTCCACCCTCCG ATGAAGGAAGTGGCGGAGGAAGAGAGCAGCTAAAGCTAGACATGAATCAATTGCCGTCTTCGTCTGAAGACGATGAAGAACTCAGCCACGGTGGCTCTGCTCCTCCCCGCAAGAAACTCCGTCTAACCAGAGAACAGTCTCGTCTTCTTGAAGATAGTTTCAGACAGAATCATACTCTTAATCCC AAACAGAAGGAAGCACTTGCAAAGCATTTGATGCTACGGCCAAGACAAATTGAAGTTTGGTTCCAAAACCGTAGAGCGAG gaGCAAACTGAAGCAAACTGAGATAGAATGTGAGTATTTTAAAAGGTGGTTTGGTTCGCTAACTGAGCAAAACCATAGGCTCCATAGAGAAGTAGAAGAGCTTAGGGCCATGAACGTGGGACCACCCACGGTGACCTCCGCCTCGAGCCTCAGCATGTGTCCTCGCTGCGAGCGAATCACTACTGCAGCCAGCCCCTCGCTGGCGATTCCTTCCCAGAAAACGCTTCCGCCGCAAGAGAGTGAGCATTGA
- the LOC103827589 gene encoding ATP-dependent DNA helicase homolog RECG, chloroplastic, which yields MAAVTLSLVQPPCSMCFAGRRLRSVIVIQAQRGNWSKMRFSNLFFSSKVWKITYRSKHSFPDNLLEQVEKCANARLETQSKLISKVAALMEYDDDDVFDQKSDKQVKEELESACKRFPAISLGYSRPVELYSRNKFSEEANRSILKTPNENSFLPTPMPVGWLDPDSLSGTLSSFSPEPLMNVREEISDGSSFTVQTATSEVETTPEEEDSASAQLFLSCTIGSMPGLSKRQSYQLDTCGFHTMRKLLHHFPRTYVDLQNAHLDIEDGQYLIFVGKIVSSKAVRASSSFSFLEVIVSCEVTGRDQNPENLSCNADDKVGKTFYLHLKRFFRGARFTWQPFLNSIQEKHRPGDFVCVSGKVKALRAENHFEMKEYNIDVLRDEDESSLSAQVRPYPIYPAKGGLSPKFLSDVISRALRILPTNMDPLPKEITTIFGLPSLHDAYIGIHEPKNLDEADLARKRLIFDEFFYLQLARLYQMLQGLGTKLEKDVLLEKFKNPVLNSVYIEDWSTLSKSFVKALPYSLTPSQLSAASEIIWDLKRPIPMNRLLQGDVGCGKTVVAFLACMEVVASGYQAAFMAPTELLAIQHYEQLRDLLEKMEGVSSKPTIGLLTGSTPTKQSRMIRQDLQSGAISIIIGTHSLIAEKIEYSALRIAIVDEQQRFGVIQRGKFNSKLYGASVISKTGSSDSDDTTKADLNMAPHVLAMSATPIPRSLALALYGDISLTQITDMPLGRIPVETHIFEGNETGFKEVYSMMLKDLESGGRVYLVYPVIEQSEQLPQLRAASADLEVISQKFPNYSCGLLHGRMKSDDKEEALRKFRSGETQILLSTQVIEIGVDVPDASMMVVMNAERFGIAQLHQLRGRVGRGTRKSKCLLIGSTANSLKRLNMLGKSSDGFYLANIDLLLRGPGDLLGKKQSGHLPEFPVARLEMDGNMLQEAHIAALKVLGDSHDLEKFPALRAELSMRQPLCLLGD from the exons ATGGCGGCAGTGACTCTATCCTTAGTGCAACCTCCCTGTAGCATG TGTTTTGCGGGTAGGAGATTGAGAAGTGTGATTGTAATCCAAGCTCAGAGAGGAAACTGGTCTAAAATGAG GTTTAgtaatctcttcttctcctcaaAAGTGTGGAAGATAACTTATAGATCCAAGCATAGCTTTCCTGACAATCTTCTAGAGCAAGTTGAGAAGTGTGCAAACGCTAGGCTTGAAACTCAGTCCAAGTTGATAAGCAAG GTTGCAGCTTTGATGgagtatgatgatgatgatgtgttTGATCAGAAGTCTGATAAGCAAGTTAAGGAAGAGCTTGAGTCTGCGTGTAAGAGGTTCCCTGCGATCTCTCTTGGCTATTCTCGTCCTGTGGAGTTATACAGTAGGAACAAATTTTCAGAAGAAGCAAATAGAAGTATTCTCAAGACGCCAAATGAAAACAGTTTCCTTCCCACTCCTATGCCTGTGGGATGGCTTGATCCGGATAGTCTTTCCGGAACATTATCTTCCTTCTCTCCAGAGCCTCTGATGAATGTCAGAGAAGAAATATCTGATGGCTCTTCTTTTACGGTCCAAACTGCAACATCTGAAGTTGAAACAACCcctgaagaagaagattctGCTTCCGCTCAGCTTTTCCTTAGTTGTACTATAGGTTCTATGCCTGGGTTAAGTAAGAGGCAGAGCTATCAGCTAGACACATGTGGCTTTCACACG ATGAGGAAACTATTGCATCATTTTCCTCGAACCTATGTAGATTTGCAGAACGCCCATCTTGATATTGAGGATGGACAGTACTTGATTTTTGTTGGAAAAATCGTGTCTTCCAA GGCAGTGAGAGCTAGCTCTTCGTTTTCATTTCTTGAGGTTATTGTCAGCTGTGAAGTCACAGGAAGAGACCAAAATCCGGAGAATCTGAGTTGTAATGCTGATGATAAAGTAGGAAAAACATTTTATCTGCATCTCAAGAGATTTTTTCGTGGTGCTCGCTTTACGTGGCAACCGTTTCTCAATAGTATACAAGAGAAACATAGACCTGGGGACTTTGTATGCGTTAGCGGGAAG GTGAAGGCGTTGCGTGCGGAGAATCATTTTGAAATGAAGGAATACAATATTGATGTACTCAGAGATGAAGACGAGTCATCTCTTTCAGCTCAAGTGAGACCATATCCTATTTACCCGGCAAAAGGAGGCTTATCCCCAAAGTTCCTTAGCGATGTCATCTCCAg GGCTCTGCGGATTCTCCCTACCAATATGGATCCGCTTCCTAAGGAAATCACTACAATTTTTGGCCTACCTTCTCTCCATGAT GCCTATATCGGTATTCACGAGCCCAAGAATTTAGATGAGGCTGATTTAGCTCGCAAAAGGCTTATATTCGACGAGTTCTTTTACCTACAG TTGGCACGCTTATATCAAATGCTTCAAGGTCTCGGCACAAAATTAGAGAAAGATGTATTGCTGGAAAAGTTCAAAAACCCAGTGCTCAACTCAGTTTATATAGAAGATTGGTCAACACTCAGCAAGAGTTTTGTGAAGGCTCTACCATATTCCCTTACTCCTAGTCAGCTTAGTGCTGCCTCAGAAATTATATGGGATCTTAAGCGTCCAATTCCAATGAATAGGCTTTTGCAG GGAGATGTTGGATGTGGAAAAACAGTAGTCGCTTTCTTGGCGTGTATGGAGGTCGTAGCATCTGGTTACCAG GCAGCTTTCATGGCCCCCACAGAGTTACTTGCCATTCAACACTACGAACAGTTGCGTGATCTGCTTGAGAAAATGGAGGGTGTGTCATCCAAGCCAACCATTGGGTTGCTCACAGGTTCAACCCCAACAAAACAATCACGAATGATTCGTCAG GATCTTCAAAGTGGAGCTATATCGATTATAATTGGAACTCACAGTCTTATAGCTGAAAAGATAGAGTACTCTGCATTACGTATTGCCATTGTTGACGAGCAACAACGGTTTGGTGTAATCCAAAGAGGAAAATTTAACAGCAAG TTATACGGTGCATCTGTTATATCAAAAACTGGCTCATCTGACTCTGATGATACTACCAAAGCTGATCTCAACATGGCTCCACATGTTCTTGCAATGTCTGCCACCCCAATCCCGAGATCACTTGCCTTAGCGTTATACGGAGATATTTCCTTGACTCAA ATTACTGACATGCCACTTGGGAGAATACCAGTTGAGACGCACATTTTCGAGGGAAATGAGACTGGCTTCAAGGAAGTCTACTCG ATGATGCTGAAAGACCTGGAGTCTGGAGGGAGAGTATACCTTGTGTACCCCGTTATTGAACAATCAGAGCAACTGCCACAGCTCCGTGCTGCCTCTGCTGATCTCGAAGTAATATCCCAAAAGTTCCCAAACTACAGCTGCGGACTCTTACACGGAAGGATGAAGAGTGACGACAAAGAAGAGGCTCTAAGAAAATTCAGAAGCGGAGAGACGCAGATACTCCTCTCCACCCAAGTGATAGAGATAGGCGTTGATGTTCCAGACGCTTCAATGATGGTTGTCATGAACGCTGAAAGATTTGGAATCGCTCAGTTACACCAACTCCGAGGACGTGTTGGCCGTGGAACCAGAAAATCGAAATGCTTACTAATCGGATCAACTGCTAATAGCCTAAAACGGTTGAACATGTTGGGGAAATCGTCTGATGGGTTTTACTTGGCGAACATAGATCTTCTTCTGCGTGGACCTGGTGACTTGCTTGGGAAGAAACAGTCTGGGCACTTACCAGAGTTCCCAGTCGCTAGGCTAGAAATGGACGGCAATATGTTGCAGGAAGCTCACATAGCCGCTTTG AAAGTTCTAGGAGATTCTCACGACCTGGAGAAGTTTCCAGCGCTGAGAGCTGAGCTTAGCATGAGACAGCCGCTTTGTCTTCTAGGGGACTAA